Genomic segment of Paenalkalicoccus suaedae:
AATAGCTCATCACAGGTAGAAGCTGCACGTGCGTCACACCGAGGTCCTCGATATAATCTAGGCGCTCTGCGAACGCGTTGAACGTGCCGAACTCGCTCTCAAGCTCATCCTCAATTGATGGATCTGATGTGAAATCGCGAACGTGCAGCTCATAAATAATCGCGTCCTCCCGCTTCTCAAATCCGTCAATCTCTGCAAAATCAAGCTCTGGTCCGATTGAAGAGATATCGACGATTGCTGCTTTCCCAACGTGCTCATCGCCATTCACACTATCCCACGTCGCCATCGATGGCGCATATGGATCAAGTCCTTCGACAATCTCGCCATCGCGCTCAATCATGTAGTGGTAGTAATAGCCAGTGTGATCCGCAACGTCAGTCGTTGCCGCTGTAAGCGTCGTTTCCCACACGCCTCGATCGGAGCGCGTCATCTCGACGTCTTCTGCGACGATATCGTACTGATCGTCTTTATTGTAAAGCGTCACAGTAACATTGTCCGCGCTCGGTGACCATAGCTTTAACGTCGCGGTACCGTCTGCGTGTAGCTCTGGTCCAAGCTCTCCATCATAGCTAAATAGCTCATCCTTTAAACGCCAGCCGACAAGTGCTTGAACGGTGCGTCCATTATATTCAATCGTAAATGGCGCTGCGTCAAGGTCAAAGCCACCGTAAAGCGTGACCGCTGAATCGCTGTCGATCGTGACATTTGTTAACGCGACCTCATTCCCTTCGCGATCCGTTACCGTAATTTCTTCTTGGAGCGTCTCCGCGTCTAGCGAATCCGTGCCGGTAAAGCTTACTTCGATCTTTTCCGTCGAGAGAACTTCTGCATGACTCATGCCTTCGAGCGACGCAAAGTATGGATTGTTGTAAGCCATATCCTCTGTGTCACGTGTGAAAATTTGGTTGGAGTTTTGTAGCTCCGAGAAGCTCATATCCCCTGACTGATCGCCTGTTGCTTTGTTTAGAAATAGGAAGTTGATTTCTTCCGCATCCTCTTGTAGTTCAATATCTACGTACGCACCATATCGACCTACTTCTTCAAAATCAGTCGCTCCATCTGGCCATCCATTAACATCTTCAGACGGTGTCGCCACGTCTCCCCAGCTCCACACTGCCCAATTATCGTAGTTGGCATCCTCACGGCTATAGTGAATTCGTACGGTATTATCGTCTAACTCTACTGGTTCTGCCAGCGTGTATGTACCATCTGCACTCATCCAAATTTCGTTCATTTCCGGGGAAATAATGTTGACTGCGACATCACCCGTCAAATTATCGCCTCGATTATTGTTGACGAGCATATCAAGTCGCTCTGCGCCATCGGCTAGTTCAATGTCATAATACGGTCCAAAGGATGTCATCCGATCAGTAGAGAATCGCGCCTCCCCTGGCCAATCAAATAGCTGATCCGTTGGCGTCTTCGCGCCATTCCAATACCAAACGCCAAGCGTCGATACCGTCGTATCTCCTGCATCGTAGTGGACGCGTAAATGTCCGTCCTCCGGTGCCTCCGTGTCCTGCGTGTTCACGTCACTTTGTCCAATTGCCGCCGCTGGGAACAAACTAAGCCCCATGACTCCGGCTAGAAACATCGACGAACGCCTCTTCCAAGTAGATTTCATACGTATAAACCCTCCCTGTTGTAGTAGTCAGCGCTTGCTTGCTTGCTTGCTTGCTTGCTTGCTTGCTTGCTTGCTTGCGCAATCGTTTGCATTAATAGGTATAAAAAATGCAATTTGTATGAAGTGCTGATAGAATATTAATATGCAAGCGCTTTCTTATAGTTAATGGTAAAAGAATACTGATTAGAAAGCAAGAGGTAATTGGTCACTTATGGTATTGGACCTAATGGGAGAAGTTTTTACATAATGAAGATCAAGATCAGACCTTCGGTCCTCCTGCGCTTCCGGCTGCCGCTTTCCTGAGGGGCTTGCTCAACTATTTCTGTCGGCCAAACCAATGGCCAACAGAAAGGATTTTCGCTGCGCGAAAGGGCCCCTCTAGGAGACGTCAGCCTTCGCTTCGGAGGACCGAAGGGTAACGGTTCTTAAATTCTATTAACCCTTTTTTAATTTATTTACTAGGCTAAAGATCGTTGCCTAGCTTTTAAAGATGAAACAGTTCCATTAAATGCTTCGAAGTTCATTTATTTTGCGTACGGTTCATTCTTTCTTTATACGGTACATAAATCTCGTATACGGTTCATTCTTTTCTCATACGGTTCATTAAATCCAATTGCTCAACTGCCGTGCTATAAAAACCTAAACCTATTTGGTAAACGCCCCTCTTTTCACCTGCACGTAGAGGTGGCAGACCCGGAGGACATTCGGAGACAATCCATAGGGGGAAGAGGTTTTTGAGATCCCACAGGAGGCGCTTAGGAGGAGACGACAGTCGACTCCTGCCGACGAGGAAGCTCAAAGACCGGCCCTATGGATGTCGTAGAGTGTCCGCAGGGCTGACAGCTCGGAGAGCAGTGTGAAACTAGTTGGCACTTCATCAATTTAGCTCGAAGAGCTAATGCTCTTGCACGTAATACTAGTTAGTACTTTATCAATCTAGCCCGAAGGGCTGCTCTTAAAACTAGTTGGCACTTAAGTAATATAGCTCGGAGAGCTAAGGTAGGTGTATTTGAACTAAACTAGTTGGCACTTAGCAACACAAAAATATGGTATGCTAAAAGCAGACAAATTTGCACGTTTTTGAAAGGAGTCCGCAAGATGAAAACTCGCATTCTTATTTTACTCGGCGCTGCCATGAGCATGCTCGCAACGCCCACACTTGCGAACGAAAACAACGAAACGAATGAAACACCATATATGATCGAGCCCCAGTATGACAGCGTTCAGCCCTTCTATGAGGACGTCGCAGCCGTTGAATTAAACGGCAACTGGCAGCTCATCGACCGCAACAACCAGATTTTAGCCGAGCTACCATATGACGAGGTCGAGCCGTTTTCTGAAGGGCTTGCTTTGGTGGAAACCTCATCGGGGTTCGGGTATATAGATACTGCCGGAAATGAGGTCGTACCGCCGACGTTTGAAACAGCGAGTACGTTTTTCCGAGGCCTTGCGGCTGTTGATGAGGAAGGCGACGGATTGCTTACTTTTATCGACGAAGTCGGCGAGCCGGTGCTGCTGGCGCCAAGCGAAGACGGCGCGGCACTACATCAGGGGTACAGTCGCGTCTTTTCGAAGGAAGAGTATGATGTATTGAACAGAAGTGGGCAGTTTGCTGCTTTTAATGAGGAGTTTTTTGCGGTTTCTGAAGAAGAATCATGGGGAGCAATAGACAGAGAAGGCAACGAGCTGATTCCATTTGAGTATGCGATGCTTTACGGCGAGTGGAGCGGATTTGCGGTTGGCTTTGAGGAGGATGGCGCAGCGGATGTGTTTGTAGAGCGGGAGCTTGTGATGGACGACGTATCGCTAGCGGGGATCCCTCGGAACGGCGTGATTCCGGTGTTTGAGGATGATGTGATTGTGGCCTACAACACGGAGGGGCAACGGTTGCTAGAGGTAAATGTGGATGGTCGCTGCGATCAGGTGACGGTAGAGGACGAGGTGATGGTTGTCTACTGTGGCTCTGAGCAGTGGTTAATTGATGGTTCTGGCGAGCCTGTGCATGATGCGGCTTACGATCGTATTGTGAGTACTGGTGGTGCCTCGACGTTCCAGCGTGGATTATTAGGCGTTGTGCAAGGCGAGGAGTTTTTACTTGTGAATGCGCAGGGTGAGCTTGTCATGAATGTGACGGAGCTTGAGCCTGAGCTTGATGCTTCGTATATTATGGAGGTTCGTATCACAGAGGACGGGGCTATTTTTATTGTGGAGCCTAGTCGCGTGTGGATGTATAGTCCTGAATCTGATTCGGTCGAGCTGCTTCCGTTTATGTCGCTATCTGGCTTCTCGGACGGTGTTTCTGTCGCTTTGGATATGGAGCAGCGGATTGGTCTGATTAACGAGTTTGGCGAGGTGGTTTTCCCATTCGAGGTGGAGGCTATTGCGCGCTCGAGTGAGGCTACTGCGGCTGATGCGCGTATGCCGTTCTCTGAGGATATCGCGGCTGTGATGATCGAGGATCGTTGGGGCTATATCGAGAATCCTCTTTTAGAAACATTGTTGCCGATTGCGGCAACGTCTTCTGAGGAGGGAGCGAAGCGGACGGTGATTGACGTGGCGTTGCCGCTTTTAGTGTCAGTTGGGCTTATTGTGTTTGTGGCGTGGCGTGTGAATAGGCGGAGACGGTAAAGTGATTAGGGATTAAGGTCAAGTGCGGAACCTCCGGTTCCCCTTCGCGGCGTTTGCTACTATCTGTGGTTGCTTACTCAACTATTTTGTCCGGCCAAACCAATGGCCGGTCAAAAGGATTTTCGTTGCGCGGAAGGGCTACCACGGATCGTTACGCAAACGCCGCTTCGGGTCACCTGCGGTAACGGTCATATAAGTGAGGTTAGCTCTCCCCCATTTGTTTGATGACGGACGAGGCGTGAGGGCGTGCCTCGCTTTTTTTAATTGAAAAATCATGGTGAATAAGACCATAGATTTGCTGTTAAATCAGTAATGCGGATGAATCTGTTTGAAATGCACACTGTGTAACCTCAAATGCACATCTTCATCATGTAAATGCACGTCCACAGGTGTGAAATGCACGCGTTCATAATTAATGCATACCTACGAAGCTGAAATGCATACCACGATACCTTAATTGCACGTCTACACCGTGTAAATGCACGTACACGGGTCAGGAATGCACACGCTCATAATTAATGGCATACCTACAAAGGTGAAATGCACACCACGACACCTTAATTGCACGTCTACACCATGTAAATGCACGCCCATGAGTAAGAAATGCACACGCTCCTATTTAGTGCATGTCATCAGGCACTTTTGCTTTTACAGCAAGCACTTCGGCAACTTATCCCTTTATTAAAGCCTTTTCGACCTAGTGTCTACACTTCCCCAATCGAACAAAACAACTTTCCTTTCCAACCTACAAAGAAGCTACCTCCAAAGATTCGATGGAGGTTTTGACCATGCTCTTGATCTTGACCTTATCCTTCCCCATAAAAAAAGGTTGCCAATCACCTCAACCACCGTAACCGCAGGGGCGCCGGAGGTGACCGCACTTGACCTTGATCTTGACCTCCCCCACCACAAAGCCAACCGCCTATTGACACTCCCTCCCAACAGGAGTATGTTCATTTCAGCAACATTATTTGAAATGAGGACCTCAATATGAAACTTACGATGAAACCAAAAATGAAAAACTCCAAAAAGAAACAGTTCGCCGTGATCGGCCTTGGCCGCTTCGGCGGCAGTATCTGCAAAGAGTTGCATGCGCTTGGGCACGAAGTGCTCGCAATCGATAAAGAGGAAGAAAAGGTGCAAGAGTTTGCCCCATATTGTACGCACGCCGTGCAGGCGGACAGTACCGACGAAGGCGTACTACGAAACAGTGGGATCAACAACTTTGACCACGTCGTTGTGGCAATCGGCGACAATATTCAGGCGAGTATCTTAACCACGCTTGTTCTAAAGGATCTCGGCATTGAGAAAGTATGGGCGAAGGCCCAGAATGCGTATCACCAAAAGGTGCTTGATAAAATTGGCGCCGACCTTGTTGTGCATCCCGAGTTTGATATGGGGATTCGTATTGCGCACAACATGTCGTCAGAGAGAATCGTTGACTTCATCGACCTATCCGATGAATACAGTATTATTGAACTGCTTGCTTCTGACAAGTTACATGGGAAGTCTTTAGCCGAGCTCGATCTTCGAGCCGCTTATAGCATTACCGTTCTAGCGTACCGTAACGAGAAAGGGATGAACATTTCACCAGCACCTGAAGACAAAATTAAAGAAGGTGAGCTGCTTGTTGTGATGGGTCATAAAAAGGACCTAGCTCGCTTCGAAGAAGAAGGTATGTAGCGTGTACAATATTTTTGCTCGTTTTGATAAGCTCAATCCACCCCAGTTTCTCGCCGTCGTATTTGGCTTGGCGATCTTGGTCGGCTCGGTGCTCCTGTGGCTGCCGATCGCGAGCACGGAGCCGGTGCGCTATATCGACGCGTTGTTTACGGCGACGTCGGCTACGACTGTGACGGGACTTGTGGTCGTGGACACGGGGACGGTGTTTACGCGCTTCGGGCAGGTGGTGATCATGGCGCTGATCAAGCTCGGGGGGCTTGGCTTGATGTCGTTTGCGGTGCTGATCGTCCTGGCGCTCGGCAAGAGGCTTGGCTTACGCGAAAGACTCTTGATCCAGCAGTCGTTCAACCAGCCGTCGCTTGGGGGGATCATTCGGCTCGTGAAGGTGCTGCTCATCTTTTCGTTCTCGATGGAGTTGTTCGCGACGTTTATCTTAGCTCTACGGTGGGTGCCAGAATATGGGCTCGCAGAAGGGTTGTTCCAGAGCCTCTTCCATGCGATCTCGGCGTTTAATAACGCGGGATTTTCGCTCTGGTCGGACAGCCTGACGCGTTATATTGGGGATCCTGTCGTGAATTTGATCATCACGATCCTGTTTATCACAGGTGGTCTCGGATTCACGGTTGTGTACGATCTTGTTAAAACGAAGCACATGAAGCGGCTCGCGCTTCATTCCAAGATTATGCTCGTCGGCACGCTTGCGATCAACGTCGTGGCGATGCTTATGTTCTTCCTGCTTGAGCGCGGCAATCCAGCGACACTCGGCGCGCTGACTTGGGGGGAGCAGTTTTGGGCAACGTACTTTCAGGCCGTGACGCCACGTACAGCCGGCTTTAACACACTCGACTTCGGCGCGATGGAGCCTGCGACGATTACCTTCATGCTCCTTTTGATGTTCATCGGCGCAGGTAGCGCGTCGACCGGTGGCGGGATCAAGGTGACCACCTTCGTCGTCATCGTCCTTGCCGTCGTAACCTATCTGCGCGGGGCTCGCGAATCCGTCGCCTTCAGCCGCGCCATCAAAGCCGACATTGTCATCCGCGCGCTCGCAATCGTCGTCATAAGCTTGAGCGTCGTGTTTGTGAGCATCTTCGTGCTGTCTATGGTGGAAACCGCGCCGTATTTGACCATCGTGTTTGAAGCGTTCTCTGCTTTTGGGACCGTCGGCCTATCGATGGGCATCACGGATTCCTTAACCGATACAGGCAAAATGGTGTTGATGTGGCTGATGTTTTTAGGGCGCCTCGGTCCAGTAAGTATTGCATTCGCTCTCGCTAAGGCAAGCCATAAAAACGTGCGCTACCCGAAAGAGGATGTGTTTACGGGGTAGGTTGAGAGATTTAGGTCAAGGTCAAGTGACTAAGTTCAAGGTAAAGTGCGGAACCTCCGGTTCCCCTTCGCGGCGTTTGCTACTATCTGTGGTTGCTTACTCAACTATTTCTGTCGGCCAAACCAATGGCCGACAGAAAGGATTTTCGTTGCGCGGAAGGGCTACCACGGATAGTTACGCAAACGCCGCTTCGGGTCACCTGCGGTAACGGTCATATAAGTGAGGCTAACTCTCCCCCTCTATTTGTTTCATTACGAGGCGTTAGAGCATGCCTCGCTTTTTTATTGAAAAATCATGATGAATAAAACCAAAGATTTGCTGTTAAATCAGTAATGCGGATGAATCGGTTTAAAATGCACACTATGTAACCTCAAATGCACATCTTCATCATGGAAATGCACGCCTACGGTTGCGGAATGCACGCGTTCATAATTAATGCATATCTGCGAAGGTGAAATGCACACCACGCTACCTTAAATGCACGTCTACACCATAGAAATGGACGCCCACGGGTCAAGAATGCACACGCTCCTATTTAGTGCATGTCATCAGGCACTTTTGCTTTTACAGCAAGCACTTCGGCAACTCATCTCTTTACTAAAGCCTTCTCAACCTGAAGTCACCTCTTCCCCAAACGAACAAAACAACTTTCCTTTCCAACTTACAAAGATGCTAGCTTCAGAGATTTAGTTGAGGTTTTGACCTTGCTCTTGACCTCCCCCAATAAAAAGAGGGTTGCCAGTCACGTTATCCACCGTAACCGTAGGTGCCCCGTAGCGATGGGGCGGACTCCTAGAGGGGAACTCGCGTAGGTGAAAATCCTGTTAGACGACCCCTGGGCGGCTGACATAGTTGAACTAGCGCCTCAGGAAAGACGCCCCAGAGCGCAGGGGCACCGGAGGTGACCGCACTTGACCTTGACTTCAACCTCCATAAAACCAAAAAAATCCACGTGCGCAAGGAGCACACGTGGCTTTTCTACTATTATACTTATTGTTCTTTACGAGTACGCGTGATCATGATTGTACCAGCTGCTGCTAGTAGTAGTCCTAGTGCGATCCAAGCGTATGGTAGTGTTTGCGAGCCACCTAAACCAGTACGAGGCATTTCTTCTGGCATTTCAGCACCAGTGAATAGCTCAGGGAACTGGTCAACGATTGCTGCTGATAGTGCTTCAGCTGGCATTGTCATGTGTGCATAAGCTTCGCGGATGTTTGTGTACGCTGTTTCGTAGTCGCCTTCCACATAAGCATCAAATGCTGTAACAAGCTGACCAACGTGCGCTGTTAAGCCTTCTTCTAATGCTTCAGCTGGGACGCGACCTTCTGTTGCTGCGTCTAGGAATGCTGCTTGCTCAACGATATACTCGTCAAGGTCTGCTAGCGCTTGCTCTTGTCCTGCTTCATCATCTCCACCAGTTGCAACTACATAATCAACAAAGTAGCCGATGTGAGAGTTCCAAATATCAAGGAATGCATCTCCAGCTTCGTCGCCGTAGACAGATGCTACTGCAGCCGTTAAGTCGTCAGAGTTCGCAAATAGTGCGCCTGCTGATGCATCAAAGCTGTCCGCTCCGTCGATTCCATCCTGCATTGCCATAGCTGCTAAGCCTGCATGCTCGGTGAAAATGTAGTTTAAGTCTGCACGGAGATCAACCGCTGGTGTGTCAGGGTTTGTCCCTTCAAACACGTCTGGGAATTGATCAGCAATTGCTACAGAAAGCTGTTCTGCGAACATGCTCATGTGGTGAATTGCTTCTCTTTCTCCTGTATAAGCCGTTTCAAAGTCACCGGCTACGTATGCATCAAACACTTCTAAAAGGTCATCGATGTGCATCATTAACCCTTCTTCAAGTGCCGGCTGTGGTAAACGGTCTTCTGTAGCAGTTGCAAAGAACGCTGCCTGTTCAACCTTGTACTCTTCTAACTCTGCTAATGCTTGGTCGATACCTTCTTGGTTACCTTCACCAGTAGCTACTACATAATCAACGAAGTACGTAATGTGAGAATTCCAGATTTCAAGGAATGCCGCTCCATTTTCCTCCCCATAGACTGAAGATACTGCCGCAGCGATATCATCGGAGTTTGCGAGTAATGCGCCAGCCGCTTGATCAAAATCTGCTGCGCCGTCAGCGCCTTTGCGCATGGCTTCGATCGCGAGGAATGCGTGCTCTGTGAGCGCCGTATCAAGTGTGATACGTAGCTCAGCTGCAGGCGTCGAAACGCTCGACTCTATCGCCCCGCCGTGGTCCCCAGAATCAGTGGAATGATCGTGCGCTAGTGCCGCTGTTGGCATAAGTAATGAAATTCCTAACAGTACTGCAATCGGACTTTTCTTAGACATTTTCATGTGTAAATCTCCCCTTTTAGGTTAATTAATTGCTTGGTCTTACCCTAGATAACGTTACGATCATGAAAGCGGATCACTTTTTTGTAGAAATAAATATTATTTTGTGAAAGTTGAGTTTTTTGGAGGGTGGTCGAGGGGCAATGTGGTGGGGGTTTTGGAGTAGGAGCTTCGATTATCCGTAAAGATAGCGTCATTTATCCGGATTCTCGCTTTCATTATCCGAAAACTGGCCTTCATTATCCGGATTCGCCCTTCCATTATCCGAAAACTGGCCTTCATTATCCGGGTTCGCCCTTTCATTATCCGAAAACTGGCCTTCATTATCCGGATTCGCCCTTCCATTATCCGAAAACGTGGCGTCATTATCCGGATTCGCCCTTCCATTATCCAAAAACCCAGTGACTCCACCACCTTGATCTTCCCACCTCCGTTCGCTATGATAAAAACACAAGTAAACGCTATCAAAAAGGAGGCGAGGCCCCATGTGGATGCTGTTGTTGACGATGATTGAGCGTGTTGGGATTATTGTAACGATTGTATTCGTGCTGACGCGACTACCGTTTTTTCGCGAGATGATGGATCGCCACGAGCTTGATCGTAGGCAACGTTTTACCGCGATCGTGTTTTTTGGATGCTTCGGCATCATCGGCACCTACACCGGGCTTAGCCTCAGTACGGAAAGCCTCGAGTTTAATCGTTGGGCTTCCGGACTAGCGTCTGATGAGGCGATTGCCAACTCGCGCGTGATTGGTGTCGTGATAGCGGGGTTACTCGGGGGCTACAAGGTAGGCCTCGGTGCAGGTCTGATTGCCGGCGTGCACCGGTTTACGCTCGGAGGTTTCACTGGATTCTCGTGTGGACTCGCGACGATTATTGCTGGACTTTTCGCTGGTTATTTCTATAAAAAGAAGAAGTTAGTGAGTGTCAAAACGGCGCTCCTTGTTGGGATGATCGCGGAGGCAATGCAGATGGCAATTATCATTGCTGTCGCGCGCCCGCTTGAGAGCGCGATTGCTCTCGTGCAGATGATCGGCGTGCCGATGATTATCGCCAACGGGCTCGGTTGCGCGCTCGTTCTCCTCATTATAAAGAGCGTCGCCAACGAGCAGGATCGTGTCGGAGCCCTTCAGGCACAGAAAACGTTGCGGATTGCTGATCAGACGTTGCCGTACTTACGCAATGGGCTTGACCGTGTGTCGGCGGCAGCCGTCGCACAGATCATTCACCGTGAGATTAATGCGAGTGCCGTCTCGTTGACAAACCGTACCGAAATATTAGCGCACAGTGGACTCGGTGCCGATCATCATTTACCTGGGAGTGACATTCAGACGCAGTCGACGAAAAACGTGATCGCAAAAGGCGAATTAGCCCTCATAGAGAAAGAGTCGATCTCCTGCAGAGAAGCGAGCTGCCCACTAGAAGCCGTGATTATTGCGCCTCTCACGCAGCGAGGGGGCACGATTGGCACACTTAAATTCTATTTTCGCACGGAAAAAGATATAACGGGTGTGATCACGGAGCTGATTCGCGGGCTCAGTCTGATGATGAGCACGCAGCTGGAGATTGCAGATGCAGATAAGGCGCGCAAGCTTGCGCAGGAGGCGGAGATTAAGGCATTGCAGACGCAAATTAGTCCGCATTTTATGTTTAATACGTTGAATACGATTAGTTCGTTGATTCGGATCAAGCCGGCGCTCGCACGGAAGACGTTGATTTCGTTGTCACACTATTTGCGTCAAAATATGTCTGCGGCGACTGCGCGGACGACGACGCTTGAGCAGGAGCTTCGGCACGTGCAGGCATACTTGTCCATAGAAGAGACGCGGTTTGACGGTCGGCTGGAGGTGCTCTACGAGATTGATCCGGCGGCTAACCTGACGCTTCTGCCTCCCCTCTCCCTTCAGCCACTTGTAGAAAATGCGATTAAGCATGGATTTAAAGAGCGTGATGCGAACTGTGTGATCCGCGTGATGGTGTGGCGCGTTGGGCAGGAGGTCTCGATTCACGTTGCGGATAATGGAACGGGTATGGATTCCGAACGCCTCGCACAAATTGGCTCGCGTTTAGTAGAGTCGGATTCGGGAGCTGGTCTTGCTTTATATAACGTGAATCGTCGGTTGACGATGATGTTTGGGGAGACAGCTTCGTTGCAGATTAAAAGTGAGAAAGGCCAGGGCACGGAGATTGCATTTACAGTGCCTGCCGAGGAAGGAGAGCTTGCGCATGAGCACGTCTATTAAAGCACTCGTTGTTGACGATGAGCGCTATAGTCGCGAGGAACTACAACATTTATTAAAGGTACATCCCGTGATTGAGGTGATTGGTGAGGCGGACACTGGTGAATCTGCGCTCATGCAGGCGCTTCAGCTAACGCCAGACGTCGTGTTTTTAGACGTGGAGATGCCGCGTATGAATGGCCTAGATGCCGCTCGTTCGTTGCGTGAGCTTAAAAAGGTGCCACACATCGTCTTTACGACGGCGTATCCGGACTTTGCCGTCGAGGCGTTTCGTCACAACGCGCTTGACTATATCTTGAAGCCGTACGAAGAGGATGCGATTGCTGAGACGGTGCGTCGGATTACGGTGGCTTTTGGTGTGCAGGAGGCTTCGCCTGAGAGTGAGCTGATTGGAGCCCGCGCCTCTGTTACTCCCGGCGCGCCCGGTCGTCTCTCGATCGAGTCCGACGGCGAGATCATTTTCCTCGATCCCCGAGAGATTCTTTACCTCTTCCGGGATGAAAAAAGGACGAAGCTTGTCACCACAAGCGGCGACTATGAAGCAAAGGCTCCGTTAAAGGAGTTTGAGGAGCGGTTAGCTTCCTTTCATTTCTTCCGTATTCATAAAGGTTATTTGGTGAATCTGGATTTCGTATCACGGCTGTCGCCTTGGTTTAATGGGGCGTACCAGCTGGAGCTTGTTGGTCGGGAGGAGCAGTTGGCGGTGAGTCGGAATTATGTGAAGGGCCTTAGGGCTGCGCTGTCGCTTTAGTTTATCAAGTGCTAACTAGTTTTAAGAGCAGCCCTTCGGGCTTTATTGCTAAAGTGCCAACTAGTTTAAATCAGCTCTTCGAGCTAATAATTTTATAAGAGGAGTCAGCTCTGCGAACGCCCTACGACATTAGCAGGGTCAGTGCCTGAGCCTACTCGTCAGGCAGGAGTCGACGACCGTCTCCTCCTAATCGCCCTTCTGCGTGGTCTCATTCCCTGCCTATTCCTGCTAATTGTCTCCGAGCATTCTCCGAGTCTGCCTCCTCTAGAGCTTCTTTAAAGGGAAGACTGAAACACTTAAATCAAACTTACCTACAATAATAGATTACTAGGCGCAAGTTCATTGCCTAGCTTTTTGCTATTGAAATCGTGTTGATACCTGGTTTATGGTTCATTCATGTTGATTACGGTTCATAAATTCTATATTACTAAAGAGACACTTATCAAAAACCTGAAAAACTTGTTAAGAA
This window contains:
- a CDS encoding TrkH family potassium uptake protein → MYNIFARFDKLNPPQFLAVVFGLAILVGSVLLWLPIASTEPVRYIDALFTATSATTVTGLVVVDTGTVFTRFGQVVIMALIKLGGLGLMSFAVLIVLALGKRLGLRERLLIQQSFNQPSLGGIIRLVKVLLIFSFSMELFATFILALRWVPEYGLAEGLFQSLFHAISAFNNAGFSLWSDSLTRYIGDPVVNLIITILFITGGLGFTVVYDLVKTKHMKRLALHSKIMLVGTLAINVVAMLMFFLLERGNPATLGALTWGEQFWATYFQAVTPRTAGFNTLDFGAMEPATITFMLLLMFIGAGSASTGGGIKVTTFVVIVLAVVTYLRGARESVAFSRAIKADIVIRALAIVVISLSVVFVSIFVLSMVETAPYLTIVFEAFSAFGTVGLSMGITDSLTDTGKMVLMWLMFLGRLGPVSIAFALAKASHKNVRYPKEDVFTG
- a CDS encoding LytS/YhcK type 5TM receptor domain-containing protein, translated to MWMLLLTMIERVGIIVTIVFVLTRLPFFREMMDRHELDRRQRFTAIVFFGCFGIIGTYTGLSLSTESLEFNRWASGLASDEAIANSRVIGVVIAGLLGGYKVGLGAGLIAGVHRFTLGGFTGFSCGLATIIAGLFAGYFYKKKKLVSVKTALLVGMIAEAMQMAIIIAVARPLESAIALVQMIGVPMIIANGLGCALVLLIIKSVANEQDRVGALQAQKTLRIADQTLPYLRNGLDRVSAAAVAQIIHREINASAVSLTNRTEILAHSGLGADHHLPGSDIQTQSTKNVIAKGELALIEKESISCREASCPLEAVIIAPLTQRGGTIGTLKFYFRTEKDITGVITELIRGLSLMMSTQLEIADADKARKLAQEAEIKALQTQISPHFMFNTLNTISSLIRIKPALARKTLISLSHYLRQNMSAATARTTTLEQELRHVQAYLSIEETRFDGRLEVLYEIDPAANLTLLPPLSLQPLVENAIKHGFKERDANCVIRVMVWRVGQEVSIHVADNGTGMDSERLAQIGSRLVESDSGAGLALYNVNRRLTMMFGETASLQIKSEKGQGTEIAFTVPAEEGELAHEHVY
- a CDS encoding potassium channel family protein; translated protein: MKNSKKKQFAVIGLGRFGGSICKELHALGHEVLAIDKEEEKVQEFAPYCTHAVQADSTDEGVLRNSGINNFDHVVVAIGDNIQASILTTLVLKDLGIEKVWAKAQNAYHQKVLDKIGADLVVHPEFDMGIRIAHNMSSERIVDFIDLSDEYSIIELLASDKLHGKSLAELDLRAAYSITVLAYRNEKGMNISPAPEDKIKEGELLVVMGHKKDLARFEEEGM
- a CDS encoding LytR/AlgR family response regulator transcription factor is translated as MSTSIKALVVDDERYSREELQHLLKVHPVIEVIGEADTGESALMQALQLTPDVVFLDVEMPRMNGLDAARSLRELKKVPHIVFTTAYPDFAVEAFRHNALDYILKPYEEDAIAETVRRITVAFGVQEASPESELIGARASVTPGAPGRLSIESDGEIIFLDPREILYLFRDEKRTKLVTTSGDYEAKAPLKEFEERLASFHFFRIHKGYLVNLDFVSRLSPWFNGAYQLELVGREEQLAVSRNYVKGLRAALSL
- a CDS encoding copper amine oxidase, whose translation is MKMSKKSPIAVLLGISLLMPTAALAHDHSTDSGDHGGAIESSVSTPAAELRITLDTALTEHAFLAIEAMRKGADGAADFDQAAGALLANSDDIAAAVSSVYGEENGAAFLEIWNSHITYFVDYVVATGEGNQEGIDQALAELEEYKVEQAAFFATATEDRLPQPALEEGLMMHIDDLLEVFDAYVAGDFETAYTGEREAIHHMSMFAEQLSVAIADQFPDVFEGTNPDTPAVDLRADLNYIFTEHAGLAAMAMQDGIDGADSFDASAGALFANSDDLTAAVASVYGDEAGDAFLDIWNSHIGYFVDYVVATGGDDEAGQEQALADLDEYIVEQAAFLDAATEGRVPAEALEEGLTAHVGQLVTAFDAYVEGDYETAYTNIREAYAHMTMPAEALSAAIVDQFPELFTGAEMPEEMPRTGLGGSQTLPYAWIALGLLLAAAGTIMITRTRKEQ
- a CDS encoding WG repeat-containing protein yields the protein MKTRILILLGAAMSMLATPTLANENNETNETPYMIEPQYDSVQPFYEDVAAVELNGNWQLIDRNNQILAELPYDEVEPFSEGLALVETSSGFGYIDTAGNEVVPPTFETASTFFRGLAAVDEEGDGLLTFIDEVGEPVLLAPSEDGAALHQGYSRVFSKEEYDVLNRSGQFAAFNEEFFAVSEEESWGAIDREGNELIPFEYAMLYGEWSGFAVGFEEDGAADVFVERELVMDDVSLAGIPRNGVIPVFEDDVIVAYNTEGQRLLEVNVDGRCDQVTVEDEVMVVYCGSEQWLIDGSGEPVHDAAYDRIVSTGGASTFQRGLLGVVQGEEFLLVNAQGELVMNVTELEPELDASYIMEVRITEDGAIFIVEPSRVWMYSPESDSVELLPFMSLSGFSDGVSVALDMEQRIGLINEFGEVVFPFEVEAIARSSEATAADARMPFSEDIAAVMIEDRWGYIENPLLETLLPIAATSSEEGAKRTVIDVALPLLVSVGLIVFVAWRVNRRRR